The Enterobacter kobei genome has a segment encoding these proteins:
- a CDS encoding YijD family membrane protein, whose protein sequence is MKQSGQDKGTLLLALIAGLSINGTFAAIFSSIVPFSIFPLIALVLTVYCLHQRYLNRTMPVGLPGLAAACFILGVLLYSTVVRAEYPDIGSNFFPAVLSVALVFWIGSRMRSRKSQLPE, encoded by the coding sequence ATGAAACAGTCAGGTCAGGATAAAGGGACGCTGTTGCTGGCATTGATCGCTGGCTTATCCATTAATGGGACGTTTGCCGCTATTTTTAGCTCAATTGTTCCGTTTTCGATTTTCCCGCTTATTGCGCTGGTGCTGACGGTGTACTGCCTGCATCAACGTTACCTGAACCGCACCATGCCGGTGGGGTTACCGGGGCTGGCCGCTGCCTGCTTTATTCTGGGCGTATTGCTGTATAGCACCGTGGTGCGTGCGGAGTATCCGGATATCGGATCTAACTTCTTCCCTGCGGTACTGTCTGTGGCGCTGGTATTCTGGATTGGCTCGCGCATGCGTAGCCGTAAGAGCCAGTTACCAGAGTAA
- the fabR gene encoding HTH-type transcriptional repressor FabR, translating to MMGVRAQQKEKTRRSLVEAAFSQLSAERSFASLSLREVAREAGIAPTSFYRHFRDVDELGLTMVDESGLMLRQLMRQARQRIAKGGSVIRTSVSTFMEFIGNNPNAFRLLLRERSGTSAAFRAAVAREIQHFIAELADYLELENHMPRAFTEAQAEAMVTIVFSAGAEALDVSIEQRKQLEERLVLQLRMISKGAYYWYRREQEKLAHQTEE from the coding sequence GTGATGGGCGTAAGAGCACAACAAAAAGAGAAAACCCGGCGTTCGCTGGTGGAAGCCGCATTCAGTCAACTGAGTGCCGAGCGGAGTTTTGCCAGTTTGAGCCTGCGCGAAGTCGCACGCGAGGCCGGGATTGCGCCAACGTCCTTCTATCGTCATTTCCGTGATGTGGATGAACTGGGCCTGACCATGGTCGATGAAAGCGGTCTGATGCTGCGCCAGCTGATGCGCCAGGCACGTCAGCGTATCGCCAAAGGGGGTAGCGTGATACGCACCTCCGTGTCGACCTTTATGGAATTTATTGGCAATAACCCCAACGCGTTTCGTCTGCTTTTGCGCGAGCGTTCGGGCACATCGGCGGCGTTTCGTGCCGCCGTCGCGCGTGAAATTCAGCACTTCATCGCGGAACTTGCCGACTATCTTGAACTCGAAAACCATATGCCGCGTGCGTTTACTGAAGCACAGGCTGAGGCGATGGTGACGATTGTTTTCAGCGCGGGTGCCGAAGCGCTGGATGTCAGCATTGAACAACGCAAACAGCTCGAAGAGCGACTGGTATTGCAGCTCAGGATGATCTCCAAAGGCGCGTACTACTGGTATCGCCGTGAACAAGAGAAACTGGCACATCAAACCGAAGAGTGA
- the sthA gene encoding Si-specific NAD(P)(+) transhydrogenase, with translation MPHSYDYDAIVIGSGPGGEGAAMGLVKQGARVAVIERYHNVGGGCTHWGTIPSKALRHAVSRIIEFNQNPLYSDHSRLLRSSFADILNHADTVINQQTRMRQGFYERNHCEILQGNAHFVDEHTLALECHDGSVETLTAEKFVIACGSRPYHPADVDFSHPRVYDSDSILSLHHEPRHVIIYGAGVIGCEYASIFRGMDVKVDLINTRDRLLAFLDQEMSDSLSYHFWNSGVVIRHNEEYEKIEGCDDGVIMHLKSGKKLKADCLLYANGRTGNTDSLQLENIGLETDSRGQLKVNSMYQTALPHVYAVGDVIGYPSLASAAYDQGRIAAQALVKGEATAHLIEDIPTGIYTIPEISSVGKTEQQLTSMKVPYEVGRAQFKHLARAQIVGMSVGTLKILFHRETKEILGIHCFGERAAEIIHIGQAIMEQKGGGNTIEYFVNTTFNYPTMAEAYRVAALNGLNRLF, from the coding sequence ATGCCACATTCCTACGATTACGACGCAATAGTTATTGGTTCCGGCCCCGGCGGCGAAGGCGCTGCTATGGGTCTGGTGAAACAGGGAGCCAGAGTAGCGGTCATTGAGCGCTACCATAATGTCGGCGGCGGTTGCACCCACTGGGGTACCATCCCTTCAAAAGCCCTCCGCCACGCCGTTAGCCGCATTATCGAATTTAACCAGAACCCTCTTTACAGCGACCACTCCCGACTTCTTCGTTCCTCCTTTGCCGACATCCTGAATCATGCGGATACCGTCATTAACCAGCAGACGCGCATGCGCCAGGGGTTTTATGAGCGTAACCACTGTGAGATTTTGCAGGGCAACGCGCATTTTGTGGATGAACACACCCTGGCACTTGAATGCCACGACGGTTCGGTTGAGACACTCACCGCCGAAAAATTTGTGATTGCCTGCGGATCGCGCCCTTACCACCCGGCCGACGTCGACTTCTCGCACCCGCGCGTTTACGACAGCGACTCGATTCTGAGCCTGCACCATGAACCCCGCCACGTCATTATCTATGGCGCAGGGGTCATTGGCTGCGAATATGCGTCGATCTTCCGCGGAATGGATGTCAAAGTTGATCTCATCAACACGCGCGACCGCCTGCTGGCATTCCTCGATCAGGAGATGTCAGACTCTCTCTCCTACCACTTCTGGAACAGCGGCGTGGTGATTCGCCACAACGAAGAATACGAGAAGATTGAAGGTTGCGACGACGGTGTGATCATGCACCTCAAGTCCGGTAAGAAGCTGAAAGCGGACTGCCTGCTGTACGCCAACGGTCGTACCGGCAACACCGATTCCCTGCAGCTGGAGAATATCGGACTTGAGACCGACAGCCGCGGTCAGCTGAAGGTCAACAGTATGTACCAGACTGCCCTGCCGCACGTTTACGCGGTCGGCGACGTGATTGGTTACCCAAGCCTGGCCTCTGCCGCTTATGACCAGGGCCGTATTGCCGCACAGGCGTTGGTGAAAGGTGAAGCGACGGCGCATCTGATCGAAGATATCCCGACCGGCATCTATACCATCCCGGAAATCAGTTCCGTAGGGAAAACCGAGCAGCAGCTGACGTCAATGAAAGTGCCATATGAGGTGGGTCGCGCGCAGTTTAAACATCTGGCGCGGGCGCAAATTGTCGGAATGAGCGTGGGGACGCTGAAAATCCTGTTCCATCGCGAGACGAAAGAGATCCTCGGCATTCACTGCTTTGGTGAGCGCGCGGCGGAAATCATTCACATCGGCCAGGCGATTATGGAGCAAAAAGGCGGCGGTAACACCATTGAGTACTTCGTTAACACCACCTTTAACTACCCGACTATGGCGGAAGCCTATCGGGTCGCCGCGCTGAACGGCTTAAACCGCCTGTTTTAA
- the oxyR gene encoding DNA-binding transcriptional regulator OxyR, which yields MNIRDLEYLVALAEHRHFRRAADSCHVSQPTLSGQIRKLEDELGVMLLERTSRKVLFTQAGLLLVDQARTVLREVKVLKEMASQQGEAMSGPLHIGLIPTVGPYLLPHIIPMLHQTFPKLEMYLHEAQTHQLLAQLDSGKLDCAILALVKESEAFIEVPLFDEPMMLAIYEDHPWANRDRVPMADLAGEKLLMLEDGHCLRDQAMGFCFEAGADEDTHFRATSLETLRNMVAAGSGITLLPALAVPRERKRDGVVYLPCIKPEPRRTIGLVYRPGSPLRSRYEQLAEAIRGAMDGHFDNALKQAV from the coding sequence ATGAATATTCGTGATCTTGAATACCTGGTAGCGCTAGCCGAGCACCGCCATTTTCGCCGTGCTGCAGATTCCTGCCACGTCAGCCAGCCGACGCTGAGCGGTCAGATCCGCAAGCTGGAAGATGAGCTGGGCGTGATGCTGCTGGAGCGCACCAGTCGTAAGGTACTGTTCACCCAGGCCGGTTTGTTGCTGGTGGATCAGGCGCGCACCGTGCTGCGCGAGGTCAAAGTGCTCAAGGAAATGGCAAGCCAGCAGGGGGAAGCGATGTCCGGCCCACTGCATATTGGCCTGATCCCAACCGTTGGCCCGTATCTTTTGCCGCACATCATTCCAATGTTGCACCAGACTTTCCCAAAACTCGAAATGTACCTGCATGAAGCGCAAACCCATCAACTGCTGGCGCAGTTAGATAGCGGCAAGCTTGACTGCGCTATTCTGGCGCTGGTGAAAGAGAGCGAAGCGTTTATTGAAGTGCCGCTGTTCGATGAGCCAATGATGCTGGCGATCTATGAAGATCACCCGTGGGCGAACCGCGATCGCGTGCCGATGGCCGATCTGGCCGGTGAAAAGCTGCTGATGCTGGAAGATGGCCACTGTCTGCGCGATCAGGCAATGGGCTTTTGCTTTGAAGCGGGTGCCGACGAAGATACCCATTTCCGCGCAACCAGCCTGGAAACGCTGCGTAATATGGTGGCGGCGGGAAGCGGGATTACGCTGCTGCCTGCGCTGGCCGTGCCGCGCGAGCGTAAGCGTGACGGCGTGGTTTATCTGCCGTGCATTAAGCCGGAACCGCGTCGCACGATCGGCCTTGTTTATCGTCCGGGGTCACCGCTGCGCAGCCGCTATGAGCAGCTGGCAGAGGCCATCCGCGGTGCGATGGATGGCCATTTCGATAACGCGTTAAAACAGGCGGTTTAA
- the argH gene encoding argininosuccinate lyase has translation MALWGGRFTQAADQRFKQFNDSLRFDYRLAEQDIVGSVAWSKALVTVGVLTAEEQLQLEEALNNLLEEVRLDPQQILQSDAEDIHSWVEGKLIDKVGQLGKKLHTGRSRNDQVATDLKLWCKETVGELLAANRQLQSALVETAQNNQDAVMPGYTHLQRAQPVTFAHWCLAYVEMLARDESRLQDTLKRLDVSPLGSGALAGTAYEIDREQLAGWLGFASATRNSLDSVSDRDHVLELLSNASIGMVHLSRFAEDLIFFNSGEAGFVELSDRVTSGSSLMPQKKNPDALELIRGKCGRVQGALTGMMMTLKGLPLAYNKDMQEDKEGLFDALDTWLDCLHMGALVLDGIQVKRPRCQEAAQQGYANSTELADYLVAKGVPFREAHHIVGEAVVEAIRQGKPLEDLALADLQKFSAVIGEDVYPILALQSCLDKRAAKGGVSPKQVAQAITDAKNRLV, from the coding sequence ATGGCACTTTGGGGTGGGCGTTTTACACAGGCAGCGGATCAGCGGTTCAAACAGTTCAATGACTCTTTGCGCTTCGACTACCGCCTGGCCGAACAGGATATTGTCGGCTCTGTGGCCTGGTCCAAAGCGCTAGTAACCGTTGGCGTGCTGACCGCAGAGGAGCAGCTGCAACTGGAAGAGGCGCTGAATAACCTTCTGGAAGAGGTGCGTCTGGATCCGCAGCAAATCCTGCAGAGCGATGCCGAAGATATTCACAGCTGGGTGGAAGGCAAACTTATCGACAAAGTCGGTCAGTTGGGTAAAAAGCTACACACCGGCCGTAGCCGTAACGACCAGGTTGCTACCGACCTGAAGCTGTGGTGTAAAGAGACCGTTGGCGAGCTGCTGGCAGCTAACCGTCAGCTGCAGAGCGCGCTGGTAGAGACCGCGCAGAACAACCAGGACGCCGTGATGCCGGGCTATACCCACCTGCAGCGCGCGCAGCCGGTGACCTTTGCCCACTGGTGTCTGGCCTATGTTGAGATGCTGGCGCGTGACGAAAGCCGTCTGCAGGACACCCTGAAACGTCTGGATGTCAGCCCACTGGGCAGCGGCGCGCTGGCCGGTACCGCGTATGAAATCGACCGTGAACAGCTCGCAGGCTGGCTGGGCTTTGCGTCCGCCACCCGTAACAGCCTGGACAGCGTCTCTGACCGTGACCATGTACTGGAGCTGCTCTCCAATGCGTCTATCGGGATGGTGCATCTGTCGCGCTTTGCCGAAGACCTGATCTTCTTTAACTCCGGTGAAGCCGGTTTTGTGGAGCTGTCCGACCGCGTGACCTCAGGCTCTTCCCTGATGCCGCAGAAGAAAAACCCGGACGCGCTGGAGCTGATCCGCGGCAAATGTGGCCGCGTGCAGGGCGCGCTGACCGGCATGATGATGACCCTGAAAGGGCTGCCGCTGGCGTATAACAAAGACATGCAGGAAGACAAAGAAGGGCTGTTCGACGCGCTCGACACCTGGCTGGATTGTCTGCATATGGGTGCGCTGGTGCTGGATGGCATTCAGGTGAAACGTCCGCGCTGCCAGGAAGCGGCGCAGCAGGGGTATGCCAACTCCACCGAGCTGGCGGATTACCTGGTCGCGAAGGGTGTACCGTTCCGTGAAGCGCACCATATTGTGGGCGAAGCGGTGGTGGAGGCGATTCGTCAGGGTAAACCGCTGGAAGACCTGGCGCTTGCTGACCTGCAGAAGTTCAGTGCGGTTATCGGGGAGGATGTCTATCCGATTCTGGCGCTGCAATCCTGCCTGGATAAGCGTGCCGCGAAAGGCGGCGTGTCGCCGAAGCAGGTCGCGCAGGCGATTACGGATGCGAAAAACCGGTTGGTTTGA
- the argB gene encoding acetylglutamate kinase, which translates to MMNPLIIKLGGVLLDSEEALERLFTALVNYRESHQRPLVIVHGGGCVVDELMKGLNLPVKKKNGLRVTPADQIDIITGALAGTANKTLLAWAKKHHIASVGLCLGDGDSVKVTQLDEELGHVGLAQPGSPKLINTLLEGGFLPVVSSIGVTEEGELMNVNADQAATALAATLGADLILLSDVSGILDGKGQRIAEMTAAKAEQLIAQGIITDGMIVKVNAALDAARTLGRPVDIASWRHAEQLPALFNGTPIGTRILA; encoded by the coding sequence ATGATGAACCCATTAATTATCAAACTCGGTGGTGTACTGCTGGACAGCGAAGAAGCGCTGGAGCGTCTGTTTACCGCGCTGGTGAACTATCGTGAATCACACCAACGTCCGCTGGTGATTGTGCACGGCGGCGGCTGCGTGGTAGATGAGCTGATGAAAGGGCTCAACCTGCCGGTGAAAAAGAAAAACGGCCTGCGCGTCACGCCCGCTGACCAGATTGACATCATTACCGGCGCGCTGGCGGGAACGGCGAACAAAACGCTACTGGCATGGGCGAAGAAACATCATATCGCCTCCGTTGGCCTCTGTCTGGGGGATGGCGACAGCGTAAAAGTGACCCAGCTCGATGAAGAACTGGGCCACGTTGGACTGGCGCAGCCGGGTTCGCCTAAGCTGATTAACACGCTGCTGGAAGGTGGTTTCCTGCCAGTGGTGAGCTCTATCGGCGTGACCGAAGAGGGCGAGCTGATGAACGTTAACGCGGATCAGGCGGCAACGGCTCTGGCGGCTACGCTGGGCGCAGACCTGATCCTGCTTTCCGACGTGAGCGGCATTCTGGACGGCAAAGGCCAGCGCATCGCGGAAATGACCGCGGCCAAAGCCGAACAGCTGATCGCGCAGGGCATCATTACTGACGGCATGATCGTCAAAGTGAACGCCGCGCTGGATGCCGCTCGCACGCTGGGTCGCCCGGTGGATATCGCCTCCTGGCGTCACGCGGAACAACTGCCGGCGCTGTTTAACGGCACGCCGATTGGCACGCGTATTTTAGCGTAA
- the argC gene encoding N-acetyl-gamma-glutamyl-phosphate reductase, with product MLNTLIVGASGYAGAELVSYVNRHPHMTITALTVSAQSNDAGKLISDLHPWLLGIVDLPLQPMSDISEFTDGVDVVFLATAHEVSHDLAPQFLAAGCVVFDLSGAFRVNDGAFYEKYYGFTHQHPDLLEKAVYGLAEWSTDKLKEADLIAVPGCYPTAAQLSLKPLIDAGLLDLNQWPVINATSGVSGAGRKAAISNSFCEVSLQPYGVFNHRHHPEITTHLGTDVIFTPHLGSFPRGILETITCRLKPGVTKEQVSEVFTQAYADKPLVRLYDKGVPALKNVVGLPFCDIGFAVQGEHLIVVAAEDNLLKGAAAQAMQCANIRFGFPETQALI from the coding sequence ATGTTGAATACGCTGATTGTAGGCGCTAGCGGTTATGCGGGCGCAGAGCTTGTAAGCTACGTGAATCGCCATCCACATATGACCATAACCGCTTTGACCGTGTCAGCGCAAAGCAATGATGCAGGAAAGTTAATTTCCGATTTGCATCCGTGGCTTTTGGGCATTGTCGATCTGCCGCTGCAGCCGATGTCTGACATCAGTGAGTTCACCGACGGCGTTGACGTGGTGTTTTTAGCCACTGCGCACGAAGTCAGTCATGACCTGGCACCGCAGTTCCTGGCAGCCGGCTGCGTGGTGTTCGATCTCTCCGGCGCGTTCCGCGTTAACGACGGCGCGTTCTACGAAAAATATTACGGTTTCACCCATCAGCACCCCGATCTGCTTGAAAAAGCGGTTTACGGCCTGGCGGAGTGGAGCACAGACAAACTCAAAGAAGCGGATCTGATTGCCGTGCCGGGCTGCTACCCGACGGCGGCGCAACTTTCCCTGAAACCGCTGATCGACGCAGGTCTGCTGGATCTGAATCAGTGGCCGGTGATCAACGCCACCAGCGGCGTGAGCGGAGCAGGGCGCAAAGCGGCGATCTCTAATAGCTTCTGCGAAGTGAGCCTTCAGCCGTATGGCGTGTTTAATCACCGCCATCACCCTGAAATCACGACGCATCTGGGTACGGACGTCATTTTCACGCCGCATCTGGGCAGCTTCCCGCGCGGGATCCTTGAAACCATCACCTGCCGCCTGAAACCGGGCGTGACCAAAGAGCAGGTGAGCGAGGTCTTCACGCAGGCGTATGCGGATAAACCGCTGGTGCGTCTGTATGACAAAGGCGTGCCGGCGCTGAAAAATGTGGTCGGGCTGCCATTCTGCGACATCGGCTTTGCCGTACAGGGCGAGCACCTGATTGTGGTCGCTGCAGAAGATAACTTACTCAAAGGCGCTGCCGCACAGGCAATGCAGTGTGCAAATATTCGTTTCGGCTTCCCTGAAACGCAGGCTCTTATTTAA
- the argE gene encoding acetylornithine deacetylase translates to MKMNLPPFIEIYRALIATPSISATEEALDQSNESLINLLAGWFSDLGFNVEVQPVPGTRHKFNLLASTGTGAGGLLLAGHTDTVPFDDGRWTRDPFTLTEHDNKLYGLGTADMKGFFAFILDALRDVDVTKLKKPLYILATADEETSMAGARYFSENTSIRPDCAIIGEPTSLQPIRAHKGHISTAVRVLGQSGHSSDPARGVNAIELMHDAIGRIMTLRDSLKERYHYDAFTVPYPTLNLGSLHGGDASNRICACCELHMDIRPLPGMTLSDLDGLLNEALAPVSERWPGRLTVSELHPPIPGYECPPDHQLVEVVEKLLGEKTDVVNYCTEAPFIQTLCPTLVLGPGSINQAHQPDEYLETRFIKPTRELITQVVHHFCWH, encoded by the coding sequence ATGAAAATGAACTTACCGCCATTTATCGAGATCTACCGCGCCCTGATTGCCACACCGTCCATCAGTGCAACGGAAGAAGCGCTGGATCAAAGCAATGAGTCTTTAATCAATCTGCTGGCGGGTTGGTTTAGCGATCTTGGGTTTAACGTTGAGGTACAGCCCGTCCCCGGAACCCGTCATAAATTTAACCTGCTGGCCAGCACCGGAACCGGTGCGGGCGGCCTGCTGCTTGCCGGTCATACCGACACCGTGCCGTTTGACGATGGCCGCTGGACCCGCGATCCGTTCACCCTGACCGAGCACGACAACAAACTCTATGGTCTCGGCACCGCCGACATGAAAGGCTTCTTCGCCTTTATCCTCGACGCGCTGCGTGACGTGGACGTGACAAAACTGAAAAAGCCGCTCTACATTCTGGCGACCGCCGACGAAGAGACCAGCATGGCGGGCGCGCGCTACTTCTCTGAAAACACGTCGATTCGCCCGGATTGCGCCATTATCGGCGAACCGACTTCACTGCAACCGATTCGCGCGCATAAAGGCCATATCTCGACGGCCGTGCGCGTGCTGGGCCAGTCCGGCCACTCCAGCGATCCGGCGCGCGGCGTAAATGCGATTGAGCTGATGCATGACGCCATCGGCCGCATCATGACCCTGCGCGACTCGCTGAAAGAACGTTATCACTATGACGCGTTCACCGTGCCGTATCCGACCCTAAACCTCGGCAGCCTGCACGGCGGCGATGCCTCCAACCGTATCTGCGCCTGCTGCGAACTGCATATGGATATCCGCCCGCTGCCGGGTATGACGCTGAGCGATCTCGACGGCTTGCTGAATGAAGCGCTGGCCCCGGTGAGCGAGCGCTGGCCGGGCCGCCTGACGGTCTCCGAACTGCATCCGCCGATCCCGGGTTATGAGTGCCCTCCGGATCACCAACTGGTTGAAGTGGTGGAAAAACTGCTTGGTGAAAAAACCGACGTGGTGAACTACTGCACCGAAGCGCCGTTCATTCAGACGCTGTGTCCGACGCTGGTCCTTGGCCCTGGCTCCATTAACCAGGCGCACCAGCCGGATGAGTATCTGGAAACCCGCTTCATCAA